The following proteins are encoded in a genomic region of Glycine soja cultivar W05 chromosome 17, ASM419377v2, whole genome shotgun sequence:
- the LOC114392295 gene encoding uncharacterized protein LOC114392295 has translation MKTISGHCVSVKDISVSKAAKILTKFVSADNGASHVINAYLHRASASFNELKQLHKELGSSHSHKKHKRHRTENGNGSGKVVENSVQSVDINKELSIGHVKSDLFKRQQTGSGNADQDDENFSQELDGFIGYQTENVDGGEMHKKKKKKKQEVESLHDIDSTVKFGVREADGKLPNGSQNEVESAREQGNEGDIKTGMEEGRKQKSGKKPKVTTSSFSSYKGEAENGKDLEQRKEMEKTLCNSLEGENGVLGSSQYLQIKKKKKYKKGSETKLYAEEVKLEQSKNRRSDDAEGRPEDPTGDLSKKKRKKTHNGDI, from the coding sequence ATGAAGACAATCTCTGGACATTGTGTTTCGGTAAAAGACATATCAGTTTCAAAAGCAGCTAAAATTCTCACAAAGTTTGTCTCTGCTGACAATGGTGCTTCTCATGTCATCAATGCATATCTCCACCGAGCTTCTGCATCTTTCAATGAGCTCAAGCAGCTCCACAAGGAGCTTGGGTCATCTCACTCTCATAAGAAACACAAAAGGCACAGAACAGAGAATGGCAATGGCAGTGGGAAGGTAGTGGAAAATTCTGTTCAGAGTGTTGATATTAACAAGGAGCTCAGCATTGGGCATGTGAAATCTGATCTGTTCAAAAGGCAACAAACTGGCAGTGGGAATGCTGATCAAGATGATGAAAATTTTAGTCAAGAACTTGATGGTTTTATTGGGTATCAAACTGAAAATGTGGATGGGGGTGAGAtgcataagaagaagaaaaagaagaagcaggAAGTTGAGTCCTTGCACGACATAGATAGCACCGTTAAATTTGGAGTGAGGGAAGCTGATGGAAAGCTACCTAATGGATCCCAAAATGAAGTTGAGTCAGCCAGAGAACAGGGAAATGAAGGCGACATCAAGACGGGGATGGAAGAGGGAAGGAAACAGAAAAGTGGAAAGAAGCCCAAAGTAACTACTAGTAGTTTTTCCAGTTATAAGGGTGAGGCTGAGAATGGAAAAGATCTAGAACAACGAAAAGAGATGGAAAAAACATTATGCAACAGCTTGGAGGGTGAAAATGGAGTGCTTGGTAGTTCCCAGTATTTACaaatcaagaagaaaaagaaatacaagAAAGGAAGCGAGACTAAATTATATGCTGAAGAGGTAAAGTTGGAGCAAAGTAAGAATAGGAGAAGTGATGATGCAGAAGGGAGACCAGAAGATCCAACTGGGGATTTgtccaagaagaaaaggaaaaagacacACAACGGTGATATTTAA